CAGACAACTTATTGAAATTACTGTCAAATTAACGTATTGTCTTATAATGTTTGTCAGGACAATCGCTTACGAAATAAAATGAGGTAAATGAGGGAATGTTTTGGCCGGCGTAGCCGGTAAACTTCTTTCGCCTCTGTGTCCTCATTTTTCCTCACTTTACTCTGTGGAATCGTTCTTCGCCTTTTAGCTTCTACGACTTTTGCAACAAGTTCCTAGGATAAAAAACAGGTTATTTCAAAACGATGCCGTCTTCTTCTCCGTAAGCGATTGCCCTGTAATGTTTGCTATTTCGAATTGACAAACTAGTCGAAAAAATGGTATTAATAAGATAATGATTTCCCGCCGAACTTTATTTAAAGTTGTCTGATTACATGACAAATGAGAGGAGAGGAAAGATAATGAGACTATCCACTATTACCATGAATGGAGCGGAAGTCGCCAGTATCGTGACAGCATGCGGACTGATTCCGGTTGCAACAGTAAATGAGAAGCTCAGCAAACAATGGTCAACTAACCTGTTCGAGCTTATTCAAACCGGACAGCTTGAGGCTATGAATGACTGGTATCGTGCTGGCGGCAAAGCAGAACTGGAAGGCTTATCCCAATACGCTATCCCCAAACACGAAGCCCAATATGCCCCCCTCTATCGCCACCCCAGGAAGATATGGGGTATTGGCTTAAACTATGTTGAGCATGCTGGAGATCTCGCTGAGAAAGCTCCCACTGTATACCCCGGCACTTTCCCCAAGTATGATACAACTATTATCGGTCCGAACGATATCATCAAAATTCCTGTTCAATCAGAGAAAACCACTGCTGAAGGCGAGCTTGGCGTTATTTTCGGCAAAAAATGCAAAGATGTTGAAGAAAAAGACTGGCTAAGCGTAGTGGCAGGCTACACGACCATCATTGACATGACGGCGGAAGATATCCTCCGCATCAATCCGCGCTATCTCACGCACGCCAAGAATTTCGACACCTTCTTCAGTTTCGGTCCCGAGCTTGTCACTCCCGATGAAGTTGAAGATGTCATGAAACTCAAGGTAGCTACTGTTATTAACGGTGAAATCTACGCACAAAATATAGTTTCCAATATGACCTTCCCGCCCTCCTACCTGGTGTCCTTCCAAAGCAAAGTGGCTACTATGCTGCCTGGTGATGTCATATCCACCGGCACGCCCCGAGCTGTACATATTAAAGACGGCGATGTAGCAGAAGTCTG
The genomic region above belongs to Anaerosporomusa subterranea and contains:
- a CDS encoding fumarylacetoacetate hydrolase family protein, whose amino-acid sequence is MRLSTITMNGAEVASIVTACGLIPVATVNEKLSKQWSTNLFELIQTGQLEAMNDWYRAGGKAELEGLSQYAIPKHEAQYAPLYRHPRKIWGIGLNYVEHAGDLAEKAPTVYPGTFPKYDTTIIGPNDIIKIPVQSEKTTAEGELGVIFGKKCKDVEEKDWLSVVAGYTTIIDMTAEDILRINPRYLTHAKNFDTFFSFGPELVTPDEVEDVMKLKVATVINGEIYAQNIVSNMTFPPSYLVSFQSKVATMLPGDVISTGTPRAVHIKDGDVAEVWIDGFEPLKNPVVDLKIQK